The genomic region GGGGCAGTCAATGGCTTGCCAGTGAGGGCAGGATGAACCCATTATAGCTGTCCTCACCAGAGGACAAAGGCCCAGCTGCACCTGGCCGGCTGAACTATTAGTGCAATACAGGACTGAGCAGCAGAGGTGTGgtttcatttgaatttcagagCTACAGGTCTCCATCTTTTTTGTTGTAGAAACAAGAGTTTGGGATCAGATAAGTTGTTGCCAATCTAGGATCTCATGTTACTTGTTCTCAAATGAGAAGTGGTAATCTCTCTAAGACAGtctaagtacagttgacccttgaacaatgtgggtttGAACTATACCGGTCCACTTATATGCGGATTTttctcaatagtaaatactatagtactacactACCCGGGGttagttgaatccacagatgctgaACAGCAGATATGGAGGAACCGCATATACAGAGTTCACTGTTAAGTTAGGGTCTGCACCCCTGATGCCCCCATTGTTAAGGGTcaaactgtattttccaaagcCTAAGATGTATTGCATGGGTTAATCAACACTGCTATAAAATGAAGTTAGTAATGGAATCTGCCCATAACAGGgatgttgggaagattaaatgagacatcCACAGCAGGCTCAGGGCATGTAACAATAATCTCCTCACCATGGTCATGCTGCTTATCAAGTTATAAATAAATGTAGCTTTGATTAGTAACAAATAGGGAAAAGGCTTAATAGCCATTTCATAAAATAATGTCAAGATCTCATGTCTCTTAGGGAGAAAATAGTAAGAAAAACTATCTTTTGAGACAGAAAATGTTGACTATCAATGATACCTAAATGTTTTCTTGGTCTGATGTTGACAGGCCTTACTGACATACAACAGCTTCATTTATACGTAGCCACACTGGAGCTCAGAAACAATCACTAAATGAAACACGGCACAGAAAAAGGCCATGTAAAATGGGGCTAGTGATACCTGCCCAGCTATGCCCACTTCCCTGTAGAAGTAGAAAGCATGGCCCCTGTGGTCAGGGCCCTTACAGTTAGGATGGGGAGAATCCATTACCATGAAGTTAGCTATTAATGATTTCCAAGAGGATAGATATGCTAAGTAGGTAGTAATAACAGCTAGCATctactgagcacttgctatgagccaggcactgctaAGAACATGCAGATGAACAGAGGCACAGGTATGTAACTGATGTGCCCATGCTTGTACTGCTAAAAGTTGTGGATCTAGTTTTGAATCCAGACAGACTGACCTGAAGGCCTGGGCTTGTAACTTGTCTCCAGATGATATAAATGACAAATAGTAGGGAAACATACTGATATTTAGATCTCCTTTAACTCCCATAACAGCCCTGTGAGATAACTGAGGATCAGAAAAGTCCAAAGTCATCCTCTCAGTGAATCAGTGCTGGTGCCAGCATTTAAACCCAGATCTCTGATTGCAAAGCCCAGTTTCTCCCCACAACCCCTTGAGTCTCCTTTGTAAAGCGCTCTGCAAGAGAAAGGTATCCTCCACTCTCACTCTGCTGACACCCTCACAGCCTTTGCCTCATTTCCCAACTAGGAGTGGAGATTAACTGacctggggtggggagatgggagggTGTGCCAGCCCCAAGCCTACACTCTGCTGTGGGTTATAACAGCCTTTTCAACAGTGGTTTGCAAAACCAGATTGTCTGGGGGTGGAACCCACCTccctaaaattaaccatcatcTGGACCCCACCAGTTCCTGTGCCTTTCCTGGTTCTACAGTGCTGTCTGTTGGTCTCCAAACCTTTGTTTGCCCTTTAGGCCTATTCCCACACTCTCCCATGCCAGCAGGTGTTCTTTCCTTGCCTGATGGGCAAGTGGTTCAATCAGCACCCAGCTTTTGTTTGAGGCCCCCATCACCAGCTGCCAGGAGTCCTAATGACCAGAACCTAATAACTCTTCAGAGCCTGACAATAACCTTTTGGTGAAGAGTCCATGGAAGGCTTCAGCACTTGCTTCCATGTTGCCAACAGCCATTATTCCCACCAGGCGGTCCCAAGCCCATTTCACAACATGGTCTTGGCTGACCAGCATCAACACCTTGCCTACTGAGGAGAGGGGCCACTGCATGAGTCTGGCCACAAGGTTAGACACCAGATGCACACCTGGAAACCTGAACCTCAAAGGAAGTGAAGCAAAGAAAAGGACGGCTGAAAAAATCATTCACTGGGAATCTCGGGGTTGTAGTGATGACATCCTCTAAGGTAGTTTGCACTTCTTGATGAGCTGTGATTATGGAATGCTCATCTCAGCGCTACATTACATCTTAACATGATTTTCTTAGGTAAACACTTAATTTAACCCCTCCTCCACCTCTGAGTAATGGGTAGACAGAGTTCACACCGATAATTCAAGCTGTATACTTGCACACTAATAATTTGCATACTTTTCTGCACATATGTTATACTTCGATGAGTTTACTTCTCCCTCCCCAAGCTGCTACTCTGGTGCACCTTTCCTGTTACAGCACCACCTGGTGGGATGTTAACAGCACTACTGAACCACAGATTTGACCTCCAGTTTTAAGTTTGCAGAAAACTCActaggaaaataaatttaaaagatcacCTGatcaaatatgcaaagaactgaCTGGCAATGCCAGTACTAGACACTAAGATCCTAGATGACCAGAACTGTCTTAACCTGTTTCCAGCACAACTACTCCACAGGCTCAAATTAGTTGAAATGGTTTCACTACCAATAGTCTCCTCATAAATGAACTACAACataagcccagaaataaatacaGGAATAAATCAGCTTAGCTCAGTTCACACGCTAACATTTTTCAGTAACCACCTCTCTCAGCCCTCTCCATAAAACTTTCTTTCGCTTGAGAAAGGGCTCATTCCTGGAAATGTGCCACCCCAGGGTAAGGGGAAGCACagggaaatgaaaaatgtttttgtattcAGGCTCTAGTTCCTAGCCACAAGATAAAACATTTACATGAACCCACTCCCTAGAACACAGTAAATGGTCATTAACACATTAGCTATTTCAGTGGTTGGAAAATTGTAAAGAAGTATTTCTACTGAGACATGGTCTCAACTCCATTAACACTGACAAAAACAATGAGATGTTACTCTCTAGACAGTAGAAACATCCAAGGCTCTGTTAAaaggggacacacacacaaataatgtcAGCGTGCTCTCAACATAATTCACTACCTCTAATTAATCTTGTAGGATTTTTATGCCAGCCTGTCCCTCACTAGTTTCACCTGAATAAATGAAAAGCACCCAATTTCTAATAAATACGTATCAGCAAACACCTTCAAAATATCACAGATAAAACTGTAGataatttaaatgttctttatacttttctagaGTGTAATGGTTAAGAGAACAGGACATAGAAATGTGGATTCTAATCGCAGCTCTATAACGCTTAGGCAAACTTACTTCTGAGCATGAGGCTCTTTCTTCATCAGCAGTGCAATCAAATTCCCTTTTAGAGatgttgaggattaaatgagaatgtaTATACCTAGAAATGAACACCACCTAGAGCACAGTATAACCCAAAATATAATGGTCATTATATTTTCTATGTGTAATAGAGAAAATGATCCTAAATACGTCCTTCTAAGCCTCTAACCCTGAACTCCAGGTTGAGTCAATCAGGGTGCTGTCCTGTTAACAATCAGCCATCACCGTCACCAGATTTACTCCCCCACAAGATATTTCCTTGGTTACTTCTGCTTGGGTCCTCCTGTTCTGGACCTCTCCTCACAAGTACAACTGAAACCAACAGGATTTTTAGGGAAAGCACACAAACACTGTGAACCAGACAGCCCTAAGAATCTATCAAGCAATGCTCTCATGGAGTGACATGACCATCAGTCTGAATACTGGATGTAGAGTCTAGTCAGGccacaggttttttaaaaagattttattaaagGTCTTTATAGAGCAACATCCAGACTCCAGATCCGGCGGCCAAGGAGACCCtgaaaccaaataaaacaaataaagtacAATAAGAACAGAAAACACACCTGAATATCGGGTTTGCatgaaaattaatacacaaagaatgtctagaaacaaacaacacaacaGGCGCTGGGCACAGGAGAGGCTTGTTGTTACTGTTTTAAGGGGGTTGCTTCAGAACAGCTAATTACTAGCAAGAGTGCCTTGAGAATTTTAAGTTAAGGGAGGACAATAAAGAAAAACTCTTATTTAAAACAGTGGTAAATGCAGGAACATCTTAAAGAGACCAAAGGCACACACTCCTCCCAACAGCATACCATGTTAAATGAGTCCCTGGCTGCAACCTGTGTTCTCGCATGTAAAGCAAGTGTAATCCAATTTTTATTCACTAGGTGCTCTCACAGCGTGGGATACAAGTGTTAACAAGGACAATGGAATAGGGTCCTATTCTGCCCCAAGAGGGCCTTACAGACATACCTATTATGCTGTGGGTACCGGCTGAGGCATGGCAGGCGGCTCTGGCTTCCCACCCTTCTGTTCGGAGATGGGAGTGGTGGGCAGTATTTCATCTTTGGGTTCCACAATGCTCACGTGATCAGGCAGGGGCTTCTTAGGGCCAATCTTACCAGTTGGGTCCCAAGGCAGCATGATCTTTACCTTGATGCCCAGCACACCTAGAAGATGCCATAGTTAAGACGGAGCTATGGTTCCATCACCCCCCACTACACGACGGGACAgggcagaaggaaaaaaggaagttaCTCAAGCAGCCCTGGGTCTGGTCCCTTCTCAGACAAATGCCTCTAATCAATCAATGAAGAGGACACTTTTGCAAAAGGAACCCATGCACAGCACCACAGAACGTGGCACTGACAAGGACCAAGAGCAGGATGTGCCCTTTCTGACTCGTCATCGTGTCATCACTGAAGGGTACACCAGTGGCCGAGACAAGGACAAACCAACTCTCTCCAACGAAGTTAAACAAAAAAATGCTCCACGACTCCCAGACAAATTCCCCAAACACTGAGGTGTGTGTATAAAACTACATCTACCCGCTTAAAAAGCCCCTTGCCCCAAGCACTCCTGGCTGCTCACCCTGTCTGAGCAGCACGTGGCGCACGGCAGTATCAACATAGTAGTTAACAGGGTCCCCACTGTGGATCATCAGGCCATCCACAAACTTCATGGATTTAGCCCTCTGTCCTCGGAGTTTCCCCGACACCACGACCTCGCAGCCTTTGGCCCCACTTTCCATGATGAACCGCAGCACACCATAGCAGGCCCTTTGGGAGCACAAGAGACAAATGGCCATTTGTGTTATCACCAGACAGGATTGCTCAACCCCACCCTGCTAAAGAAAAAACACTCATTAGCCTGCACTGACTACTTTCAATGTTCCTTTAACGGAGAATAAGTTTGACCAGAGCCTGACCCAAGAGCTAGAAACTTTCTTCCACTCCCATCACACCTAATCTTAGGGAATTCCTTAGGGAAACACACCAAGTTCCTTCTAACCAAGTGCTTTccaaccttggctgcacactAGGATCGCCTCAAGGTTAAAATGAACCACTCTTAAACTTTGGTGTGTGCAAAATTCACCTGGAGGGATTATGAAGACAGACTGCTGGGCTGCACCCCCCATTTCCCAATTCAGTGAGCCCGGGTTGGagactgagaattttttttttttttttttacaactttattggagcataattgccttacaatggtgaatcagttatacatatacatatgttcccatatctcttccctcccgCATctccctgcatctccctccctcccacccctccaggtggtcacaaagcactgagctgatctccctgtgctatgcagctgcttcccactagctatctattttacgtttggtagtgtatatatgtccatgccactctctcactttgtcacagcttacccttccccctctccatttcctcaagtccattctctagtaggtctgtgagactgagaatttttatttctaaccaCTCCTCGGGTGATGGCAGTGATGCTGGCCCACGGACCAAACTTCTGAGAATCACTGTTCTAAGCGGCAGAGCTGGCGTTCAAACCAGGTGGGCAGTCTTCTGCACATCCTTGCCTACAGCACTGCCACCATGTCAACCTGTCTACAGCACAGCTCTAGCGTCCCTCCTCCGCTGAAAAACCTCCCAGGGCTCTGCGTTAAGTATTAACGAATTCCAGACACCCGGGCAAGGCATTTCCATTTACTCCACAAATAGTGGAACTACTCAAAGAACTGCCAGCTGAAATCTTACCAGTAGGCCCAGCGCTAGGGCCAATCTAACCACCTCATGTCCTTCACTCCTCATGTTACTATCTATATACACAGAAATCTGACTAGATTTTAAGCTCTCTCATCAGGGAGGAGTCTTAGCTCTTCACAGTCCCCAGAGAATTAACAACACATAATGGATCTGAATGGCTTCAAAAGGAACCCTAACCACTCCCCCGCACCACCCCgatctatttttgttttaatcccaAAGCACACCCAGAATAGTTCTCCATCAGAGCACCCACCACTCTTTAAAAACTTGATTCTTTACAAGTCTTTCTTACTAGGCTTCCAGTTCAGTGACGACATGGATTAGCAATGTCTTATTGTTAAAACCCTCAGAGACTAGCCGAGCCTGTCACATAAAAAGAGTTCATTTACTAAATGACCAAAATGCCGATATTCTGATCCACAAAAGGACACAACCATTAAAAATCTCAGGACGCTTACCTCCGCACAGCAAGGCCTCCTAGGAGTTTGTAACGCAGAGACTCTGCCTGGGCAATGGCACACAGACCTCTTGTGGCTACCTTTTCAGCATAAAGCTTTAAGAAGGAAACAAGGCACATCCTTAAACTTGTTACCTTTGCCACTGTTTTCAAATAAAAACCAGTacatccaggggcttccctggtggcgcagtggttgagaatctgcctgctagtgcaggggacacgggttcgagccctggtctgggaagatcccacatgccgcggagcagctgggcccatgagccacaactactgagcctgcgcgtctggagcttgtgctccgcaacaagagaggccgcgacagtgagaggcccgcgcaccgcgatgaagagtggcccccacttgccgcaactagagaaagccctcgcacagaaacgaagacccaacacagccaaaaataaattaattaattaaaaaaaacaaaaacaaaactgagctAAAACTCAAGCCCTCTTAATACATCCATCATACAAGCATACGCCATTTTATGTATCATTGTACTACCCAAGTACTAAAGCACTTCTAATGCCCACGCCTAACACACACTCAGTGACATAGGCTGAACTATTCCTcattgccctcccacccccagctctttCTATGGCCACACCAAGGAGACCGATGGGGCATCCAATCCCTCATATGTATCATTACTACACCCAAGGTGAATGTAAAATCCTGCTAACTGCTTATTAGAAGAACTTCAACAAAATACCAATCCATTTGTATTACTCACTGATCACAAATAATTTTTCAGGGTGATAATATGGGTTTTCAGAAGTACCATTCTAAAGAGCCATTTCCAGGCCCACGGTAACCTCTGGCATAAACCAGGACCACTCACCTCTACACTGCCCTCAGGGAAGCCAAATCTCTTCTGAACCACAGCAGTCAATTCCCGGATCCGCCGGCCCTTCTCACCAAGAACATTCTGTGTCCTGGGGAAAATAAAGAATGACAATTCACAGCTCTCGTAAAATTCCAGATGTGATTTTAAATCTTGCGCATGTGTGGTAGTAAAATCTCATTCATCTGACACAAGCCAAGTATAAATTTTGGATGACAAGAactagagttaattttttttctaaatgcagcttaaaaaaattacattcacTAAGACTAAGTTCATTGGTTGTCCCCTTAAGTTTACAGAATAGATCACCTTAGTACAGACGACAATTATAGGTGATGGccagaaaaaatgaatttttacctGGTGGCCAAGATAATGATTTCTGTCCTGGTTGGTGTAACTCGGACCTCAACTCCAGAGTACCCATCTTCAGCCAGCTCTCGAGTCAGAAACTCATTCAGTTCAGCTTTGAATATGCCGTCAGCAACAAACTAAccaaaaagtaaattcaaaattaGGATGTGGGTGCAGGCTCACTTTTTCTAGCCCAGCCTTTCAGCCAATGCAACCCTCATCAAAACTCAACACCTCCAACAAATGACCCATCATCGATTATTTCACCTTTGTTCCAGAGGGAACATGGCAACCCTTCTCAGACAAATGCCTCTAGGTCATCTTTTGGAAGTTACTTTGACCCAGGGCCCTTAAAACTGTGCCACAGAACGCAGCACAGAGTAGGGGCCACATGGACAAAGAGAACACCTCCAGTCAGACTCGTCATCTTCTCTTCACTGAAGGGTTTTAAAACTGTCATTTATATGTACACATGCTAAACAAAAAACTGCTCTTAAATGGCACATTTAGAACTAATTCAGCACAGCAGGAACACTATGTTTGCAACCAGCAAAAAGAGCAGATAGTGACTTTAGTTAAACAGTCTCACCTGTAGACACAACTGGGCCCATGAGAAGAATCCCAGTCACCTTAATTATTGCCTTAATTATTCCCAGGTGTTTTACAAAGTCGGCAAATCCTCTCAAAAGCGTGTGGATTTCACCTTAACATCGATGTTATGTGTACACAAAATGGCAAATTGTCTAAAAGCAAATGCACTTTACACACTTCTCTCCcatggaaaagcaaaaaattaaacTCAAGGAAGCGTTTTCCCCAGGTCCCCCCTCCATTTCCCCAGAACTTTTCCTTGGCCCCAGATGGAACAAGAAATTGTCAGTAACCTTCCCGACTGAGGTCTTTGGGGTCAGAAGGCTGCACCCCGACAGGACTAGTAAGAAGGCAAGAATACACTGCTACCGCCCTTTCTCAAAGCCACAGTTAAGATGATGGGAAGGGCGCATGCCCTCAAAACACCACACGtttaccaattttattgattGACCAAGAAATACTCACAAGCGCCTTCTCCGGGGCAGGAGGGGTCCCCGGTGCTCATCTCTGCTCTCCGCCCGGAACCGGCAGAAAtctctctctcccatccccaccaTACTGCGCTCGCCCGGCTCGGGCCTGCGCTCAATCAACCTCCATCCGCGGCCCACGGGAATGCCACGCGGCCCAGCCACTGCCCGAGAAATAGCAACGAGCCGCGGGGCTCGCGACGGCACCCAGAGAAGCTCCTGACCCGCGCGACTCCAAAGTTCCCTGCAACCGGGCCCCGGTGTGTCTCACCTTCCTCTTCTTGGATATCTGCACCGCCATCTTACCGCCACGCGCCGCCGAAAGGAAAAGAAGTGGCGAGTGGGCGGAAGTGCGGATAAAGGCCGCTGTACGACGACAAAGAACTGCGCGACGTCGACGCCTGTAGGCGCtcatgggaaatgtagtttttactTTAGGAAGGaggtaaaaggaaagagaagagtaaTGGAGACACCTATAGGCAGAAACAGGATCAGATCAATCGGAACTTAAGAACTACAAGGGAGCTTAGAGTCCAATTCTCATCAGTTTAAAAACGAGCAACGTCCGGCGCAGAGATGGAAATTACAGGTATAAGCTCACACAACAAATGCATAGAACCCTGGTCCCTACGCTTTACGCAGTAATGAAAATCGGCTGAAAGCCCTCGATGAAATTCATTGAGGCGCCTATCTCTTCCAATCTATGTCCATTTCCTCTGT from Eubalaena glacialis isolate mEubGla1 chromosome 10, mEubGla1.1.hap2.+ XY, whole genome shotgun sequence harbors:
- the RPS3 gene encoding small ribosomal subunit protein uS3, producing the protein MAVQISKKRKFVADGIFKAELNEFLTRELAEDGYSGVEVRVTPTRTEIIILATRTQNVLGEKGRRIRELTAVVQKRFGFPEGSVELYAEKVATRGLCAIAQAESLRYKLLGGLAVRRACYGVLRFIMESGAKGCEVVVSGKLRGQRAKSMKFVDGLMIHSGDPVNYYVDTAVRHVLLRQGVLGIKVKIMLPWDPTGKIGPKKPLPDHVSIVEPKDEILPTTPISEQKGGKPEPPAMPQPVPTA